In one Anabrus simplex isolate iqAnaSimp1 chromosome 9, ASM4041472v1, whole genome shotgun sequence genomic region, the following are encoded:
- the LOC136881153 gene encoding glomulin — translation MSTPDSKEQLDAFIDTVRNHLSNGQLDQLMVIIHDEKNIQQLKDTSWDVIPIITQYLNEKESTSHELLKCCKGCLEEIARKGNPEETLLEFLAEAEDLNNDVKFIAVLQPLSIVLLRLPKKRGQSMEWCFKTVQEHFKALPEQNLCYNEENVKVANKTKFIQRVRDLYLGAIPFYRCLVDEVCHHLKELDNDVMIQRKALISFLLQLLGKPYMFLDDTAMESVELASKEIVGCLCDLVIDPMIFMDFTEEEDDLFLMSGVCGSHISGLDSYLRTNKVPVQSLAVLYYLILSKRIHLDCVPCVYHPSFIFHHALHLACYLLKSSENVIIVKGLRLTEAVLMRLQDTLLAARMLDLPIHYDFTKFLVNIMVYCPVKSTRILAINLFKTYLFKFDLKGQYLLLFNLHKSVDHSCSNLRGFLMTQIKEIIHRTLNENITSIYFTGKCLCDLMALYCNVPQEPDTYLLEISDEVMSALNLIRFLILRDKDDKTGIWTYLRTLEDGFFKKLSESLKYSREYYNRLEMEAKDSKEKFSVTVRNEELSLKSEDERLHAQNLFDLIEDILERVKECLAESRLMNTEAP, via the coding sequence ATGTCGACGCCTGACTCCAAGGAGCAGTTGGATGCATTCATCGACACTGTACGCAATCACCTTTCCAATGGCCAGCTAGACCAGTTGATGGTCATTATTCACGATGAGAAGAACATACAGCAGTTGAAGGATACTAGCTGGGATGTCATTCCTATTATAACCCAGTATCTTAACGAGAAAGAATCTACATCTCACGAACTTCTGAAATGTTGCAAAGGGTGTCTTGAAGAAATTGCCAGAAAGGGAAACCCAGAAGAAACTTTGCTGGAATTCCTTGCAGAAGCTGAAGACTTAAATAATGATGTGAAATTTATTGCTGTTTTGCAACCCCTCTCAATTGTTTTATTGAGGTTACCAAAGAAGAGGGGCCAGTCTATGGAGTGGTGTTTCAAAACTGTCCAAGAGCATTTCAAGGCATTGCCTGAGCAGAATTTGTGTTACAATGAAGAAAATGTGAAAGTAGCAAACAAAACAAAGTTCATTCAGCGTGTTAGGGACTTGTACTTAGGAGCTATTCCTTTCTACAGATGTCTTGTAGATGAAGTTTGTCACCATCTTAAGGAACTGGACAATGATGTAATGATTCAGAGAAAGGCTCTTATAAGCTTTTTATTACAGCTCCTAGGTAAACCTTATATGTTTTTGGATGACACTGCAATGGAAAGTGTGGAATTAGCTTCGAAGGAAATTGTTGGGTGTCTGTGCGACTTGGTCATTGATCCAATGATATTTATGGACTTCACTGAAGAAGAGGATGATCTGTTCCTAATGTCAGGAGTTTGTGGTTCCCATATTTCAGGTTTGGACTCTTATCTAAGGACAAACAAAGTTCCTGTGCAGTCTCTTGCAGTTCTTTACTATCTAATACTGTCAAAACGGATACACTTGGACTGTGTCCCCTGTGTGTACCATCCTAGCTTCATATTTCACCACGCGTTACATCTGGCATGCTACTTACTTAAATCTAGTGAAAATGTGATCATTGTCAAAGGCCTTCGATTGACTGAAGCCGTCCTTATGAGACTTCAAGATACGTTATTGGCTGCTCGTATGTTAGATCTACCAATACATTATGATTTTACCAAGTTTCTTGTTAACATCATGGTTTACTGTCCAGTTAAAAGCACCAGGATATTAGCAATAAACTTGTTCAAAACTTATCTTTTTAAATTTGATCTGAAAGGACAATATCTGCTTTTGTTTAACCTTCATAAATCAGTTGATCATTCATGTTCTAATCTAAGGGGATTTTTAATGACACAGATAAAAGAAATTATACATAGgactttaaatgaaaatattacATCAATATATTTCACTGGAAAATGTCTGTGTGATTTGATGGCCTTGTACTGCAATGTTCCACAAGAACCTGATACATATTTATTGGAAATTTCTGATGAGGTCATGTCAGCTCTCAATTTAATTCGCTTCTTAATCCTTAGGGATAAAGATGACAAGACTGGCATATGGACTTACTTAAGAACTCTTGAGGATggcttttttaaaaaattatcagAGAGTTTGAAATACTCTCGGGAGTATTACAATAGGTTAGAAATGGAGGCAAAAGACTCTAAAGAAAAGTTTAGTGTCACTGTGAGGAATGAGGAACTTTCATTGAAGTCAGAAGATGAGAGACTGCATGCTCAAAACCTGTTTGATCTAATAGAAGACATACTGGAGCGTGTGAAAGAGTGCTTAGCCGAAAGTAGATTAATGAACACTGAAGCTCCTTGA